CTGTTGCTCTGAACACCGTAGAACCAACAGATAATTAATAAACAAGTGTTTTATAGTATCAATCACACTACATGGTGACAAAGTTGAGATACATTTCAATGGAAAAATAATTAACTAATTAGCTGAGGGGACAAAGGCCAAGGCAGCAAATACACCCCTAGATAGAGAACTAGTGTGGTTTGCAGCAACTGAAAACCAGCCAATGACTGTCATGACTCTTTACCGCCTAACCTCAGCCTCCAACACAGAGAGCAACTGttgaaacattgaaaaaaattATGTCACAAGAGCAGCATCGATGTAGAGCTCCTGCAGTGACCAGTGACGTCTTCATGTCATCTCCTTTTAAGGAGATATAAAACcttgcagccaatcacagctctgATCGAATGGCAGAACTCAACAAGTatgagaaaaaacaacaaatgtcTGTTGGCATTAAGATATAAAAGATTGTCAAAGAAACACATCTGTCAGACAAAGAAATGTTTTCATCCATCATTTCATTAAATTGTGTTCACAAATCCCATATCTGTTGTCTTCACAGCTCTCATCTGTCCATTCAATGTTGGGCCGCTCCCAGACCCTCCTTAAGCAGTTCTTCTTCTTGCCACCATAAGGTTTCCCTCTTCTCCAGGAGGGGTTATCCACTGACAGGACGGTCCCATCAACCCATCTCCACATCCCTTCACTGGCCTCATCTGTCGCTCCGAGCCAGAAGTCCTCGCTGTACCTGATAATGAAGTCCATCTCCTCTTTATTGTCCATCACCACCAGATCTGCTCCGTGGGAAACACAGAAGTCCCTGCTGTTATTCCAGGATCCCCTCTCACTGGAATATCTGGAACATTTACAACCAAACTTATTCCAATCACCTGGACATTCCTGTTTACAAAGCAGTGAGTCTCTCTGCTCTGTCACATTCTTCAGCCTGTCCATGACTATCTTGTGTTTCACTGCCAACCCAAGCAGTCCAGCCAGCAGGACAACAGACAGCAGGACCAGAatcaccaccacagccctgatCGGCCACCGAGGAGGGTCTGGCTGCTGACTTCTTACTGTTCCCAGAGTATTGGAGGTCTCCTCTGTCCCCACATAGTCCTGGTGTTGTTCTCCGAGGCTCTCAGTGGTAGCGTAGATGTcccctatcctctcctctctctctccttgtgtgttCCTGGCCTTGGTCATCATGTTGGGCCTGGTGTAAATCACCTCAGCCATATTCTGGTCCAAACTGTTTTCAGAGTTTCTTATCGTCCTTCCCCTATGAGTGCTCGGTCCTTCTGTGCGTTTTGAATGCCAGCATGTCAAAGTCTTAACGCCTACTTTAATCAAACAGGAAGTACTTTAACCAGAGGCTACTTGCTACATGTGCTTGCAGAGTCACTGTGTGGTAAGACACGTCCTGTGTCTTAGTAAGTGGTGCATGCAGTGCATCAATTATGGTCTTAAATGTAAGGTTGATTTGTTGATCAACATCAAAAGaaccaaaataaacatcaagatattctttaaatacacatttgAGCCATAGGTCTCGgttaactgttaattaatgGCTGTGTCTGTTAAAGCAGATCATTAGATAGATGTTGATGTTATTGATGTCCACTCCAGAAAGAAATTCCATGTCCGTGGCCCCCCTCAAGTTACAAAGCAGATCCCCCCCTGGCCTaccaggtaggtagacagacatgtAGGCCGTCCAATCATTAATTTGGACGGCCAGAACCTCAATTCTCTTGTACATTTTcaacaattacattttatttgtatagcccttatcACCATTAGTCTCCAAGACCTTCTTCCATTTGTGAATCATTGAGTGTCTGTTTCCACCTCAGTCATCCCACCATAACCCAAACGCCGTCGcccacccagcatgcaacaccaGACCAGTCAATAAACCAAATAAAAATCACTGGTGGAGCCTGAAGTTCTTTACCACATTTATTGTGAAAATGTACACAGAGATTAACGGTAGGACTTCTGGTAGCGGGCACGGGCTCCAGGGCCACCAAACTTCTTGGCCTCGCAGCGTCTGGGGTCGGCAACCAGCAGGGTCCTGTCGTACTGGATCAGGATGTCCTTGATCTCCTTCTTGGAGGCCTCGTCCACGTCTGGAGAACACAGGAGGTCAGCATGGAGGACAACGATCACCTTCACTAccttttttttaaccatttaTTTCTGCAGgttttatgctttttttttatagtgCTGGTGAGACCGGAAGGCGTGGGAGAGAGGGCAGACGTAAAGCAAAGGACCACAGGCAGGAATCGAACACGGGTAAGGACTGAGCCTTAATGGTACTCTGAGCCACCCCAAAATGATTTACTTCTAACCAAACTGGGAGGTGCTGGAACAATGTTCCAAGCACTAGCATTAGTCACTTATGAAATAGTATTAATTCAGCAATGGCAAGGAAGTCCGATTAGTAGTCAAGGTGACGTACATCAAGACCCTATACTGAAAAACGATTTTATCATAACATAGCCACCACAGAAGCATTTCTGGATATGTGAATCACCTCCATGTGAGTAAGCACTAAGTAACTATGAAGCATTATTAGAGCATGCATAAACATCAGAACCAGGGAATGTCAGTTGGTTTGACCTCCCACTTTAAGATCACGATTATTTGCCTGCCAGATAAtattggggggaaaaaaaacaatgaaaccAAATAATTCCACTTCCATACTCACACTTCTGGTAGTAGGCGACCAGTGCTTTGGAGATGGCCTGACGGATGGCTGCAAGATAAGGAAATATTTGGTCAGAAAAGTAGTTACAAAACAGAAACATCTTTGCCGAATCTCATCAACAGCTTTGGTTCAAATTAAAACACACCTATAGTTGTTATGAATGCCCAAGAATGACCATGCCATTAGTTAACACATCCAGTATTGGATATTGACCAGGCAATTGCAGATGCGGCACAGGGTTTTATGCCACAGAACTGTTCAATCTATGGAAATGCACACATCAGAAGCCAAAGGCTGCATGTCCATAACCAGTGAGCATTCATCAACCATTCACTACTTTAATTTGACCAAAATCGGGCCAGAGGGCGTCAGTTGGTTAGACAATCAACAAGTACATCAGCTGTAACATGGTCTATAATCGTTGCAAGTTCTTGCAAATCTTCGCCTAAGGGGTCAACGTAGAACACGCCCTACGCCCCCGCCCCACTCCTTCTCAATGAACCCTGTTGAAGAACTCCAGAGGTTGCCAGGTACCACTCAGGGTGTAGCTATGGGGTCACTCACCGTAGATCTGAGCGACGTGTCCACCACCCTTCACGCGGACTCTGATGTCAACGCCGGCAAAGCGCTCctttcccagcagcagcagaggctcCAGGAGCTAAAAGGACAAGACACTAATTGATTAGCTGATTGGTTGGTTAAGGTCAACTAAAGGGAGCATACTAGTGCAGTGCTGTACTCCCGGTAGGGCTGACACCGGATGTCTCCATGTAGGCTTTCTGAATACCCCTAGCCTGTTCATTGGGCACTTTGGAAACAGCCATCATATAAAGGGCTGTAATAGTAAAGCTGATACAGGCTTTATCTTGTATCACTACAATTTCTACCATTTCCATTAAATACAATCAAATTTGACAATTATATGCAAAAATAACTCCCATCTAAAGTCAATGGGTCAGTTAATTGACAGCAAACTAGGCATTCCTGTCCCCAATGACCATTTGATAAACAAAAGGATATGTACAATTTCAATAAACTAAACCAAAGTCACAAGATGAGTCGATGGGATCCACATGTCACACGTCAGCCACCTCGCAGTACCCCATATCAGTTGATGGGATATACTTCGATCTGATGCCTTGTGAGTTTACTCTTTAGCGGTCAGTATTTTGATTTGTGGGCCCATTTAAATCGATCCAGAAGAAATCCACTGAAGGAACCAGCCTTACCTTGTACTGGAGGGTGGCGGGCTCGATCATCTCCAGGGGTCTGCCGTTCACCTTGATCAGACCATTACCCCTCTTACAGTGAGCAACTGCGGTGGCAGTTTTCTGTAGGAGACAACAGAATTCAGTGAGTTGACTGGCGAAACCATaactaaatacaaaaataaagcgGCACACGGGGAGGAGGGAGCGAGTCCATTTTGAACGGGGTGGTAGTTTTACACTGTGCGTCTTGTATGGGGTTTACGGCTAGTTTGTTAGCTACTAGCGTCGCTAAACTTGCCCCAAGCTGGCTGCAAGCTGACATTTTACAAGGAAATAAGGACATAATCCACCCTACATTAACGGTTGAGATACATGTAATGACTCAGGGTGTGCTGGGAGACTATAAATGCAACGTTTAGCGTCCGGGTGTTGTTAGCTTCTCTATGCTGGTCGACATGGGCAGGCGGAACACCACGCGTGGAACAACTTAATCATATTTACTCACTTTGCGTCCGAAGACCTGCACCGATTGAAGAGGACCTTTAGCCACCATCTTTCTGAAAACAGAAAACGCACAAACGTTAGTTTATTAGGCGAAAATGTGTATATTTTCTCGTATTTCTGTGTACACATCGAAGAACGTACCGTCTTCAGCTGGGGTGCCGTACAGAGAGAACGAAAGGGGCTTCCCAGGCCGCAGATCAGGGGGGTTTTACGACACTTTGAGCATGGCCTGTTTTACGACACTTTGTTTCACCCAACCGCCATTTTAAAATCGCAAGGGTAGTATAAAACTTGAAATATGGTCATAAATGTTACGTTATGTGTCGAAATAGAATATATTAAATTTtcaatgttttaaaaaaactaaatatagAGTGTTGGAAACGATAAAATATGAAAAGCTGTATTTAttatgtaattatttttttgtaaaatctttttcaccctttttcgtgaaaaacaacaaaaaacaaacgtGATGGGTCAAACTTTGGTCTGGTTACTGCGCATTTAATTTTTCCTTGCGCTATGCTGCCTTATAAATGACATTTCCCTACTTCCCTCTTTGCCAACGGGTTGACAGCTCATCATCTAATGATGGAAAATGTATCAAtcatagaataaaataaattcgAGTTACCATAAAGCAacacatatatcatatataagcTCTGTTTATCCTCACGAAAGCTGTGTTCTGTGAACATTATAAACAGAACAGAGGATAAACACAAAATATTCATCTTACAGAAACCCACCGACAAGTGTCGCTGTTTCTCTGTGTATCGGATCATCGATAGGTTAATTGAGGGCTGTCGATGTGGCGTCAAGGTGTGCAAGCTCGAGTGTTGAGAAATAGTGTTATGGTCTGTGACTTTGGGaatctttaaaaataatacataatGGGGGTTTAAACATTGTTTGACAatatttgctttcaaaaataaaatagcTTGCTGGAAGACAGATTTATTCCAATTAGTCTATGTCTAAAGACTGGGCATCAGACAATTTTTCAACGATTACATTTCTTAAGTGTATATTCAACGTAATATAATCCATAATACCTTAATATCAAGGACATTGTGTTGACATGTGCAATTGTGTGAAATAATGTCCGATTTCAAAACAGTTGCGGTTCTAGGCCatgtccactagggggcagaCAGGGGTCAGTTATTCGAAGTACCATAGGAACATTTTAAGTACCATTCGACATCAGTGGATTATTGGCCGGTGCTTTTTAGAAATAGGGATATGTTGGTCATGAACAAGGTGTATGGCAATGTTTAGCCATCTGTTTTAGAATTCACCACCACATGCATATAAGGTACAACCTCACACAAAGGACATTGCAATTATTGACTGGACCATGTAATAAACTACAAAAGTTTGGAAAGACTCTCTCAGATaggcatatttatatttcatcctgtgggagttgtgtgtgtggatgacggctggtttaagcagcctcacctggcccgagccagactgattggactctggggctgagtgaggctgcacacctgttgcacattgaggaATCAGCGTGAACAGGATCAACCAGCCATCACCCCAGGGAGAGATcgcctgcatggcaacatggagcaccaggcAATGTATTACTACAAACCATACAATAACCTGgcttcaacaccaccaccctgagtCTGTTGAGCCCAGTTGAAGTCACCAAGGTGGAGGGCAGCATTGGTTATTGTGGCACTTctgttgtattttatgttgCCACATTGATTGAAATACTGATAAATTATGGCTAGATAATATCTTAATTGCAAAGAACAATAATGTGACATAAGTCTATCGTttttggcaaaaaaaacaacgattCATTAATCATTTTGAACTCGAAATGAAGCAGGGCCCCAGAGTGAGCCAAGCTTTCCACCAGTGTGTGTGAAACAAGGCTAATCTGAAATAATAAATCGGCTCTCAATGAGCTATTGAGATTAGGAAGTCGACGCGTCTGTCTGAAACACCCCAAACTAATAAAACCTCTCTCaaacaaaccaatcaaattgtcAGTAGGCTATAATATGAAACTAAATAggctaaagtgtgtgtgtgctgttgtgtcATCGACTCAAGACAAGCGTGTTATTGATGAAAGTCGCACCTTGGCCGGTACCCCTGTTGTGCTGGGATTTTCATGAGTAGGAAAGATTAATACATTTCTGAAGCATtattagagtgtgtgtgctttttttgAGGGGGTTttcttcaacacaaacatggaaTTTCATGGATGCCCTCTAGGTGACGCTGCTGGCTAACCCACACCTTGTCTATTTCTTTGTGAACCATGATAAACAGTTTGAACATTACATGTATCAACATAATATAGTTTAGTGTATGGCTTTAAATTCTTTGATTATTCGTATAATACACTTACTATATTTAGGTAGACCTTGGTTCTGTTTGGAGGCACTGTATCAATGAGTGCCTCATAGCGGGAAGGTGTAGGGAATGGAAATGAGAAATGCATTGTGAAATCCCACTTTTGTTCAATACCACCCTCTAGTGTTTCTGAAAGGTTATTACGACTTCAAGTTTGTATAGCATTACAAGTAGCGCAAGGGCTATATTCAAACTTTGCCATAATGGTAGGATTCATTGTCGCTTTCTGATGGACAAATAATCTTAAATATCATTTCAGAAGAGCATAAATAGGTCCCTTCGATTTTAACTTTTTAACTAAGTAGAAGTGGTTTTTCTTTTACATTAAGGAGCTAAGCGTCAAATAAAACAGGTTTCTAACCTTGGTGATGCATATAACTACAGCAGGGCTACAAAGAGCCCCCTACAAAGATGGGGGGGATCTGGGAAGGGGGATGAGTTCAACTGAGCTCATtctcattctcattctcattctcattctcattctctctctctctctctctctctctctctctctctctctctctctctctctctctctctctctctctctctctctcatatacaaaaacagaaacacacacacattaatttgATGTGGCCACAATGTTTCTGGCAGACAAATGTGGCATCCCCAGTCGaaattcccatgatgcattattGTACTTTCAGAACATTATTTCAtaatactcacacacacccacacacacacacgcgcgcgcgttaAGGATGCTGAGCCTCTGATTTGCAGTCCTGGCAAgcacggcagcagcagcagcagcagcagcagcagcagcagctctctTTACCAAAGTGTCAGGCAGCGCTTGCACTGTCCAGGCCTCAGCACAGCCATTAGACGCAGAGCGCTCTCCCGTTACGACTTGGAGGCTCCACGAGGGCCGGGAACACACGCCTAATGTCTGACGAGGAGCCAAACAAGTGTCAATGCTTTCCTTTAACCCTTTCCTTGATCACTTGGACACCTTTTATATTGCAGTCAATACAACTGAATGCCTTGACTGTCCTtatggttaaccggccagcatTCCACAACCGATCTAAAAGCTTttgcctgtatgtatgtatgtatgtatgtatgtatgtatgtatgtatgtatgtatgtatgtatgtatgtatgaggggtcccccactctgcgttccttctcaagatctcttccttgctgattaagggagttttttcttgcccccggggggctagggtcagaggggtgtcataaatatatggcccgtgaagccctttgagactgtacctgtgattcagggctatacaaatacaattgaattgactTGAAACATGGAACAGGTGGATTTCCACTTAGATTCTATtgttctacccccccccccccctaaaaaagAGTCAATTAAGGACTTGCAATGACGatgagaagcagcagcaggagatggaggcgggggagagggggggttttAAAGTGTGGTCCCCTGGGTAATAGGACACCACCATAGATGGGCATTTCCTCTCCTCCACGGAACTTATGGAAACACATCACCTGGCGCGCTGACCCTTGACCTCGCCTTGTCACAGCAGTTTGAGCCTGAAACGATGCTCCGGGAgttacagagaggaggaggaggaggaggaggagacacagtcGATGGTCGTCCACCGTGGCTCATTTGACCATAATAGGCCTTAGGGGtagttttgaaaaaaaagcAAGGTGTAATTGAAGTTTGCCTGAGCGTAGAGAATAGATTTGCAAAAGCTTTAAGGCagggatgctgtgtgtgtgtgtgtgtgtgtgtgtgtgtgtgtgtgtgtgtgtgtgtgtgtgtgtgtgtgtgtgtgtgtgtgtgtgtgtgtgtgtgtgtgtgtgtgtgtgtgtgtgtgaccgtgggtgggtgtgtctgtgtctttgtgtctgtgtcctagtcctgtgtgtgtttgtggacatgtcagtctgtgtgtttttgtgaccggcgaagtgtgtgttactgtgggagtgtgtgtgtgtgtgtgtgtgtctgtgtgcaggttGTCGGGGGCGGCTGAATAAGGCTCTGTTAGGTGTACACACTTGTGCGGTTGCCACAGTAACAAGGTAGAAACCTTTTCGGGGTTTGGACGTTTAGTGTGCGAGGCCGCGGCGAAGTGAGATGTGGGAACACACCGTGCGTTGGCCGAGAGGAggaattattttaaaataacaaaaatcgTCCTTACCTTTTATATCCATGTCGGTCGTGTCTTCATGGCACtgggcactctctctctctctctctctctctctctctctctctctctctctctctctctccacctgacCATATTCTCAGGAGATTTTCAAATGCACCGGCCTGAGGGAAAGTTGTGGAGGACGAGGCTTGGAAACACGTGTCGATATGAGCTACCTTGGTTTTATCTCTCAACTTCTTTTCAGTTTCAAGTGAtgaatagatagataaatagatataaTTGCAATCGTACAACATACCACAGTATTGGGCAAAATAGGAGGAAAACACTTTAAATGGTGCATTGTACCATCGATACATTCAGAAATTAAGAAACAGGCAAAGGCAATCGCAATGTTCTGCCGTAAGAATGTGTACGTCTTCATCTATATACATACCTGTACATCATACAGTATACATATTGTCATTGTTCAGACTTCACCTTGACTACACTTAATTTACGCACTCATTGTATAtcgtacgtccttgcacttaaataatagtaaaaaaaatagtacttagcattacGTAGCggcttatcctagctatctttgctgTGTACGGGGAAGGAGTTAACCTAGCAAGTGtatgtgcttggcacttggtttgTATGAATATCTTTTCTGTACCGACACAGATatgttgtttctttttcttctgacaaatgtatttattgtaagtcgctttggataaaagcgtccaaATGCCCTTAACATGAATGTACACAGCAAACCTTTCCGAGAAGGAATATTCTGGGAATTGTGCTTAGCGCAGGTTTCCGCCGCATTGTAGTTGAGCCGGGGACTTTCCCCTAACTGGCAGACGGACCCCCACTGATTAGGGCTCTAAAGAAAACGTCTGCTTGTCAACATGCCCCCCGTGACCCTGTGCGGCTGTGCCATGGCAGCGCTAAATATTGACGTCTGCCCAGGGGATCGCTGCCCAGAGCGAGCTAGCTATTTAGCCCGGGGCTGAACCCCACCCGGGACCTGTGCCCCCTTCCATTAGTTTGGGGCTATTTCAGTGGGCGCTACGCTAGGCTACATAGCATGGGGGGGCCTTGCAGCTGTCCGCTGGCCCCGTCTCATATCTCGTCCAGCTGGCTGTCAGGGggccaatggggggggggggggggggggggggggggcgggctcaGATGGGGTGACTGTATTGGATGTattgttttatccaatcaggaCGCTGTGCGATGAAATGATGGCGTTTTAGCAGCCAGGGCATCGAAGTGGAACAAATTACATTCTGCTGCTTTGCATTAATTAAAGTGTTCatgtgtgagggagtgtgtctgtgtgtgagagagagagtgtgtgtgtgtgtgtgtgtgtgtgtgtgtgtgtgtgtgtgtgtgtgtgtgtgtgtgtgtgtgtgtgtgtgtgtgtgtgtgtgtgtgtgtgtgtgtgtgtgtgtgtgtgtgtgtgtgcatctgtgtgtttgtgttcatgcgtgtgttttcatgcgtgtgtgtgtttgtgttcctgcatgtgtgttcatgcgtgtgtgtgactgtttgtgtgtgtgtgtgttcttgtgggtaaatgtgtgtgtgtgtgtgtgtgtgtgcgtgtgtttgttcatgcatgttaatgtctgcgtgtgtgtgtgtgtgtgtgtgtgtgtttgttcatgcatgttaatgtgtgtgtttgtgtgtgtgtgtgtgtgtgtgtgtatgcttgtgtgagtgtgtctgtatgaatACAGTAGGCATGACCAGACATTCGTTCCCGTTCCTCTATCTGGAGGGGATGTTTTGGTTCAGGTGACGTCAAAGATAACCAAACGAAAAGCGACTCTTTACACTAAAACAGTCGACCAGGAAGCGATGTGCACTTTGTTCAATGGCCTCAAAGAATAGGAGTGACAACGCATTTCTTCATTCTCTCCCAAGTTCTGCATAAGGTCTTATCAGCGCTGGGGACTTCCTGTTTATAGAGCTGCAGCTGAATGTATGGCAGCTCGGTACAGCATCTACTGTGAAGCAGCACCCCTgacaacctgcacacacacacacacacacacacacacacacacacacacacacacacacacacacacacacacacacacacacacacacacacacacactcaataacgcatgcacaatcacacacacacacacacacacacacgcatgcacaatcgcacacacagatatgtccacgcatacacacacacagacacatatacacacactcatggcATCCCTGCCTTCTAACTTTTGCAAATCTATTCTCTTCGCTCAGGCAAACTTCAATTACACCGTGCTGTATTCAACACTACCACCGAGGCCTATCATGAGAGCTGCAGCTGAACATATGGCCGCGCGTTGGAGCAGCCCCTGTGAAGCAGCACTCGAACACAACGAGTAGCCCTTCCAGTCTCAGAGCTTTAGTGATG
This Gadus macrocephalus chromosome 19, ASM3116895v1 DNA region includes the following protein-coding sequences:
- the rps16 gene encoding 40S ribosomal protein S16; this encodes MVAKGPLQSVQVFGRKKTATAVAHCKRGNGLIKVNGRPLEMIEPATLQYKLLEPLLLLGKERFAGVDIRVRVKGGGHVAQIYAIRQAISKALVAYYQKYVDEASKKEIKDILIQYDRTLLVADPRRCEAKKFGGPGARARYQKSYR